A window of Pseudodesulfovibrio hydrargyri contains these coding sequences:
- a CDS encoding CoB--CoM heterodisulfide reductase iron-sulfur subunit A family protein, producing MYWLEPQLYSGGVKRMSNNSILVVGGGFAGITAALEAAEVGYEVYIVETNPYLGGRVAQLNQYFPKLCPPSCGLEIQFQRIKNNPNVKVITMADVTSVSGSAGDYDVKITQRPRFVNEKCTACGECEKATSTKVTSEFDFGTGSRGLAYKTHPFMFPMRYVVDAENASETELAAIKNACPYDAVDTDDAAKTIDLAVGAIVVATGWKPYDVSNLTNLGGGKLKNVVTNMQFERLCAPNGPTGGKIKRPSDGAEPQKIAFVQCAGSRDQNHLNYCSYICCMASLKHVRYVRERSDAAATIYYIDLRTPGRYDKFKSITEADDKLSLVKGKVAAIVEDGDGNPIVTVENALTGIKTEEKYDMVVLATGMQPSCAGLQVPAGAIDADGFVIDGEGIIAAGCAKQPLDVMKTAQSGTAAAMKAIQTVVGR from the coding sequence ATTTATTGGCTTGAGCCTCAACTTTATTCGGGAGGAGTTAAGAGAATGTCGAATAACAGTATTCTCGTCGTAGGCGGAGGATTCGCAGGAATCACCGCCGCCCTCGAAGCCGCCGAAGTCGGCTACGAGGTGTACATCGTTGAAACCAATCCCTACCTCGGTGGACGGGTTGCGCAGCTGAATCAGTATTTCCCCAAGCTGTGTCCCCCCTCCTGCGGTCTGGAGATCCAGTTCCAGCGCATCAAGAACAACCCCAACGTCAAGGTCATCACCATGGCCGACGTCACGTCGGTTTCCGGCTCGGCCGGCGACTACGACGTGAAGATCACGCAGCGTCCGCGCTTCGTGAACGAAAAGTGTACCGCCTGCGGCGAGTGCGAGAAGGCCACTTCCACCAAGGTGACTTCCGAGTTCGACTTCGGCACCGGCTCCCGCGGTCTGGCGTACAAGACCCATCCCTTCATGTTTCCCATGCGCTACGTCGTGGACGCCGAGAACGCGTCCGAGACCGAGCTGGCGGCCATCAAGAACGCCTGCCCGTACGACGCCGTGGACACCGACGACGCGGCCAAGACCATTGATCTGGCCGTCGGGGCCATCGTCGTTGCCACCGGCTGGAAACCCTACGACGTGTCCAACCTGACCAATCTCGGCGGGGGCAAGCTGAAGAACGTGGTCACCAACATGCAGTTCGAGCGCCTGTGCGCGCCCAACGGCCCGACGGGCGGCAAGATAAAGAGGCCTTCCGACGGCGCCGAGCCCCAGAAGATCGCCTTTGTCCAGTGCGCCGGTTCCCGCGATCAGAATCACCTGAACTACTGCTCGTACATCTGCTGCATGGCTTCGCTCAAGCATGTTCGCTATGTCCGGGAACGTTCCGACGCGGCCGCGACGATCTACTACATCGACCTGCGTACCCCGGGACGATATGACAAGTTCAAGTCCATCACCGAGGCCGACGACAAGCTCAGCCTGGTCAAGGGCAAGGTGGCCGCCATCGTCGAGGACGGCGACGGCAACCCGATCGTCACCGTGGAAAACGCCCTGACCGGCATCAAGACCGAGGAGAAGTACGACATGGTCGTGCTGGCCACCGGCATGCAGCCCAGCTGCGCCGGCCTCCAGGTCCCGGCGGGCGCCATCGATGCCGACGGTTTCGTCATAGACGGCGAGGGCATCATCGCCGCCGGTTGCGCCAAGCAGCCTCTTGATGTCATGAAGACCGCCCAGTCCGGCACCGCCGCCGCGATGAAGGCGATTCAAACCGTGGTAGGGAGGTAA
- the aprA gene encoding adenylyl-sulfate reductase subunit alpha, with translation MPLLPIKEASKGVALAEPEIIEQTVDILMVGGGMGNCGAAFEAVRWADKVDPSLKIMLCDKAALERSGAVAQGLSAINTYCGENDPDDYVRMVRTDLMGIVREDLIFDLGRHVDDSVHLFEEWGLPVWVKKDGKNLDGAKAKAEGLAIRKGDAPVRSGRWQIMINGESYKCIVAEAAKNSLGEDRYVERVFIVKMLLDANEPNRIAGAVGFSTRENKVYVYKCNAAVVACGGAVNVYRPRSTGEGMGRAWYPVWNAGSTYTMCAQVGAEMTMMENRFVPARFKDGYGPVGAWFLLFKAKATNYKGEDYCETNRAMLKPYEDRGYAKGHIIPTCLRNHMMLREMREGRGPIFMDTKTALLNTVGGDLSGPEWKHLESEAWEDFLDMCVGQANLWAATNCAPEDRGSEIMPTEPYLLGSHSGCCGIWVSGPDEPWVPESYKVKADNGKVYNRMTTVNGLFTCADGVGASGHKFSSGSHAEGRIVGKQLVRWCVDHKDFTPTLKENAADLAKEIYQPMYTYLENKGGSTDPVVNPAYITPHNFMMRLVKATDEYGGGVATLYMTSKALLNTGFWLLGMMEEDSKKLAARDLHELMRCWEQFHRLWTVRLHMQHIEFREESRYPGFYYRGDFMGLDDSKWKCFCNSTFDPATGVTTVFKKPYVKIIPDA, from the coding sequence ATGCCTCTGCTTCCCATCAAAGAAGCTTCCAAGGGTGTTGCTCTCGCCGAGCCGGAAATCATCGAACAGACCGTTGATATCCTCATGGTCGGCGGCGGCATGGGTAACTGCGGTGCTGCCTTCGAAGCCGTCCGCTGGGCCGACAAAGTCGATCCTTCCCTGAAGATCATGCTCTGCGACAAGGCCGCTCTGGAACGCTCCGGCGCCGTTGCCCAGGGCCTGTCCGCCATCAACACCTACTGCGGTGAGAACGACCCGGACGACTACGTCCGCATGGTCCGCACCGACCTCATGGGCATCGTCCGCGAAGACCTGATCTTCGACCTGGGCCGCCACGTTGACGATTCCGTCCATCTCTTCGAAGAATGGGGCCTCCCCGTCTGGGTCAAGAAAGACGGCAAGAACCTCGACGGCGCCAAAGCCAAGGCCGAGGGCCTGGCCATCCGCAAGGGCGACGCTCCGGTCCGCTCCGGCCGCTGGCAGATCATGATCAACGGTGAGTCCTACAAGTGCATCGTGGCCGAGGCCGCGAAGAACTCCCTGGGCGAAGACCGCTACGTCGAGCGCGTGTTCATCGTCAAGATGCTCCTGGACGCCAACGAGCCCAACCGCATCGCCGGTGCCGTCGGCTTCTCCACCCGTGAGAACAAGGTCTACGTCTACAAGTGCAACGCCGCCGTCGTCGCCTGTGGCGGCGCCGTCAACGTGTACCGCCCCCGCTCCACCGGTGAGGGTATGGGCCGCGCCTGGTACCCCGTCTGGAACGCCGGTTCCACCTACACCATGTGTGCTCAGGTCGGCGCCGAGATGACCATGATGGAAAACCGCTTCGTCCCCGCCCGCTTCAAGGACGGTTACGGCCCGGTCGGCGCCTGGTTCCTGCTCTTCAAGGCCAAAGCCACCAACTACAAGGGCGAGGATTACTGCGAGACCAACCGCGCCATGCTGAAGCCCTACGAGGATCGCGGCTACGCCAAGGGTCACATCATCCCGACCTGCCTGCGTAACCACATGATGCTCCGTGAAATGCGTGAAGGCCGCGGCCCGATCTTCATGGACACCAAGACCGCCCTGCTGAACACCGTCGGCGGCGACCTGTCCGGCCCCGAGTGGAAGCACCTCGAGTCCGAGGCTTGGGAAGACTTCCTCGACATGTGCGTCGGCCAGGCCAACCTGTGGGCCGCCACCAACTGCGCTCCCGAGGATCGCGGTTCCGAAATCATGCCCACCGAGCCTTACCTCCTGGGTTCCCACTCCGGTTGCTGCGGCATCTGGGTTTCCGGTCCGGACGAGCCTTGGGTCCCCGAGTCCTACAAGGTCAAAGCCGACAACGGCAAGGTCTACAACCGTATGACCACCGTCAACGGCCTGTTCACCTGCGCTGACGGCGTCGGCGCCTCCGGCCACAAGTTCTCCTCCGGTTCCCACGCTGAAGGCCGCATCGTCGGCAAGCAGCTGGTCCGTTGGTGTGTCGACCACAAGGACTTCACCCCGACCCTGAAGGAAAACGCCGCCGACCTGGCCAAGGAAATCTACCAGCCCATGTACACCTACCTGGAGAACAAGGGCGGTTCCACCGATCCGGTCGTGAACCCGGCCTACATCACCCCGCACAACTTCATGATGCGCCTGGTCAAGGCCACCGATGAATACGGCGGCGGTGTCGCCACCCTGTACATGACCTCCAAGGCTCTGCTGAACACCGGCTTCTGGCTGCTCGGCATGATGGAAGAAGACTCCAAGAAGCTCGCCGCCCGTGACCTGCACGAGCTGATGCGCTGCTGGGAGCAGTTCCACCGCCTGTGGACCGTCCGCCTGCACATGCAGCACATCGAGTTCCGCGAGGAATCCCGTTACCCGGGCTTCTACTACCGCGGCGACTTCATGGGCCTGGATGACTCCAAGTGGAAGTGCTTCTGTAACTCCACCTTTGATCCCGCCACCGGCGTGACCACTGTCTTCAAGAAGCCCTACGTCAAGATCATCCCCGACGCCTAA
- the aprB gene encoding adenylyl-sulfate reductase subunit beta has protein sequence MPTFVNPEKCDGCKGGEKTACMYICPNDLMILDPAEMKAYNQEPSACWECYSCVKICPQGAIEARPYADFAPMGGTSIPMRSAEDIMWTIKFRNGSVKRFKFPIRTTAEGSIKPFDGKPEPGDLDSELLFTESELKAPLATAMEEASVTDADLKKEWKMDDYANLV, from the coding sequence ATGCCGACCTTTGTTAACCCGGAAAAATGTGACGGCTGCAAGGGTGGCGAAAAGACCGCTTGCATGTACATTTGCCCCAACGATCTGATGATCCTGGATCCCGCCGAAATGAAGGCCTACAACCAGGAACCGTCTGCCTGCTGGGAATGTTATTCCTGCGTGAAAATTTGCCCCCAGGGCGCTATTGAAGCCCGTCCGTACGCCGACTTCGCCCCTATGGGTGGTACCTCCATCCCGATGCGCTCCGCTGAAGACATCATGTGGACCATCAAATTCCGTAATGGCAGCGTGAAACGCTTCAAGTTCCCCATCCGCACCACCGCTGAAGGTTCCATCAAGCCCTTCGACGGCAAGCCCGAACCCGGCGACCTGGACTCCGAGCTCCTGTTCACCGAATCCGAGCTGAAGGCCCCCCTGGCCACCGCCATGGAAGAGGCTTCCGTCACCGACGCCGACCTGAAGAAAGAGTGGAAGATGGACGATTACGCCAACCTGGTCTAG
- the qmoC gene encoding quinone-interacting membrane-bound oxidoreductase complex subunit QmoC: protein MSNTVKVQPDLKFVKELQAVGGDSLKKCYQCATCSVVCPLSPADSPYPRKEMVWAQWGLKDRLVNDMDIWLCHNCGTCSDLCPRGAKPGDLLSALRNMAYRNLAPLPIIGKWMSSSSGLLPLAVIPAIIYALIWIFQASRLGSFLPTFEWDHAAHAWKAVQDGAVVFGGLFVGDYFIDPIFLLVFLFMLWGFYAGVRNMLKAFDAQPKTFIVGRKSEPSFLCCLIDTVQYEILQHTQFQDCTDEESDELDVKRASGHRWLMFAFIALMVVTGIVAAGHWGGWFFRQIGVEGLGGILSAIGHTPMPWWSPVKLLAYVGAGLGIYGLMALTKRRVNLDQSKQSSSWYDWYLLTLIWTIFLTGLCAFVFRLLGVALLAYPIYYVHLIGVFMLLAYLPWSKLGHLVYRTVALSYAKKIGRIPMGADK from the coding sequence ATGTCCAATACCGTCAAGGTACAACCGGACCTTAAGTTCGTTAAAGAGTTGCAGGCCGTGGGCGGCGACTCCCTGAAGAAGTGCTACCAGTGCGCCACCTGTTCGGTGGTCTGTCCCCTGTCCCCGGCCGACAGCCCGTATCCCCGCAAGGAGATGGTCTGGGCCCAGTGGGGCCTCAAGGACCGCCTGGTCAACGACATGGATATCTGGCTCTGCCACAACTGCGGCACCTGTTCCGACCTGTGCCCGCGCGGCGCCAAGCCGGGCGACCTCCTGTCCGCCCTGCGCAACATGGCCTACCGCAACCTGGCCCCGCTGCCGATCATCGGCAAGTGGATGTCCAGTTCCAGCGGGCTGCTGCCCCTGGCCGTCATCCCGGCGATCATCTACGCGCTGATCTGGATCTTCCAGGCCTCGCGCCTCGGCTCCTTCCTGCCCACCTTCGAGTGGGATCACGCCGCCCATGCCTGGAAAGCGGTTCAGGACGGCGCGGTGGTCTTCGGCGGCCTGTTCGTCGGCGACTACTTCATCGACCCCATCTTCCTGCTGGTCTTCCTGTTCATGCTCTGGGGCTTCTATGCGGGCGTGCGCAACATGCTCAAGGCCTTCGACGCCCAGCCCAAGACCTTCATCGTGGGCCGCAAGAGCGAGCCGAGCTTCCTGTGCTGCCTGATCGATACCGTCCAGTACGAGATCCTTCAGCATACCCAGTTCCAGGACTGCACCGACGAGGAATCCGACGAGCTCGACGTCAAGCGCGCCTCGGGACACCGCTGGCTCATGTTCGCCTTCATCGCCCTCATGGTCGTCACCGGCATCGTCGCCGCGGGCCACTGGGGCGGCTGGTTCTTCCGGCAGATCGGCGTGGAAGGCCTGGGCGGCATCCTGTCCGCCATCGGTCACACTCCCATGCCCTGGTGGTCCCCGGTCAAGCTGCTGGCCTACGTCGGCGCCGGCCTGGGCATCTACGGCCTCATGGCCCTGACCAAGCGCCGGGTGAACCTGGACCAGTCCAAGCAGTCCTCCAGCTGGTACGACTGGTACCTGCTGACCCTGATCTGGACCATCTTCCTGACCGGGCTCTGCGCCTTCGTGTTCCGTCTGCTGGGCGTGGCCCTGTTGGCCTACCCGATCTACTACGTGCATCTTATCGGCGTGTTCATGCTGCTGGCGTACCTGCCCTGGTCCAAGCTGGGCCACCTGGTCTACCGCACCGTGGCCCTGTCCTACGCCAAGAAGATTGGCCGCATCCCCATGGGTGCCGACAAATAG
- a CDS encoding FAD-dependent oxidoreductase yields the protein MAEKLGVYICGGCDIGANLDVDALAQFCADGKHSSVVAVAKSNPVLCSPEGKAMIEADIAENGLDGVVCCACSPRAKWDVFKFGDKVQVERVSLREQCVWSYQEDPKFPGQMEVIAKDYCNMGITKLTNSRIPAPELPNAFKTVLVVGGGFTGLNAALNAASLGYQVILVEKKETLGGKAATMYKSFPLGAPYSEREQEVRIKDVIAKVEASDKITVITGATLDSLAGAPAQYKATIAGKEYEIGAVVMATGWVPGKGKFLAPLGYGTIKNVVTAAEFEHMALNGEIKTAAGKTPSSVAFIVDTSLLTKNISYDACGEACEAPEDMPCKENDESECADECETFQYTDKESAKHLAYSSELTSLVALKQANYVRELAPDAVAYVVYDHMMVPGINEKYYQAAQDDPGVMLTKGTVTEVSEAGSSVVIKAKNTLLGADVELVADMVVVPTAIVPTTAADPTMNFVYRQGPAFPDLELFDGFADSNYICFPYETRRTGVYAAGCVRQPMGLGLAAEDAAGAALKAIQCIESANRGVSVHPRSGDLSFPEFNFTRCTQCKRCTEECPFGALDDDEKGTPMPNPTRCRRCGTCMGACPERVISFANYGISQIGQAIKEVKVPDTLDEGGPRIIVLCCENDAYPALDMAAMRGKSWSPYVRFLPVRCLGSVNAIWVADAMSKGVDGVMMLGCKYGDDYQCHFVKGSELCNRRKENIAESLGRLGVEPERVEQYEVSIDMYDKVPGMIDEFVENITTNFGPNPFKGY from the coding sequence ATGGCTGAAAAGCTTGGAGTATATATCTGTGGAGGCTGTGACATCGGGGCCAACCTGGATGTCGACGCCCTGGCCCAGTTCTGCGCCGACGGCAAACACTCCTCCGTCGTGGCCGTGGCCAAGTCCAACCCGGTGCTGTGCAGCCCGGAAGGCAAGGCCATGATCGAGGCCGACATCGCCGAGAACGGACTGGACGGCGTGGTTTGCTGCGCCTGTTCGCCCCGCGCCAAGTGGGACGTGTTCAAGTTCGGCGACAAGGTCCAGGTGGAACGCGTCTCGCTGCGCGAGCAGTGCGTCTGGTCCTACCAGGAAGACCCCAAATTCCCCGGCCAGATGGAAGTCATCGCCAAGGATTACTGCAACATGGGAATCACCAAGCTGACCAACAGCCGGATTCCCGCGCCGGAACTGCCCAATGCCTTCAAGACCGTGCTGGTCGTTGGCGGCGGCTTCACCGGCCTGAACGCGGCGCTCAACGCCGCCAGCCTGGGCTACCAGGTGATCCTGGTCGAAAAGAAGGAGACCCTGGGCGGCAAGGCCGCGACCATGTACAAGTCCTTCCCGCTGGGCGCGCCCTATTCCGAGCGCGAGCAGGAGGTCAGGATCAAGGACGTCATCGCCAAGGTCGAGGCCAGCGACAAGATCACGGTCATCACCGGCGCCACCCTGGATTCCCTGGCCGGAGCCCCGGCCCAGTACAAGGCCACCATCGCGGGCAAGGAATACGAGATCGGCGCGGTCGTCATGGCTACCGGCTGGGTGCCGGGCAAGGGCAAGTTCCTGGCCCCGCTCGGCTACGGCACCATCAAGAACGTGGTCACCGCCGCCGAGTTCGAGCACATGGCCCTCAACGGCGAGATCAAGACCGCCGCCGGCAAGACCCCGTCCTCCGTGGCCTTCATCGTCGACACCTCGCTGCTGACCAAGAACATCTCCTACGATGCCTGCGGCGAAGCCTGCGAGGCCCCCGAGGACATGCCCTGCAAGGAGAACGACGAGTCCGAATGCGCGGACGAGTGCGAGACCTTCCAGTACACGGACAAGGAATCCGCCAAGCACCTGGCCTACTCCTCGGAACTGACCTCCCTGGTCGCTCTGAAGCAGGCCAACTACGTGCGCGAACTCGCCCCCGACGCCGTGGCCTACGTGGTCTATGACCACATGATGGTCCCGGGCATCAACGAGAAATACTATCAGGCCGCCCAGGACGATCCGGGCGTCATGCTGACCAAGGGCACGGTCACGGAAGTCTCCGAGGCCGGTTCCTCCGTGGTCATCAAGGCCAAGAACACCCTGCTCGGCGCGGACGTCGAGCTGGTCGCCGACATGGTCGTGGTTCCCACCGCCATCGTCCCGACCACCGCGGCCGATCCGACCATGAACTTCGTCTACCGCCAGGGCCCGGCCTTCCCGGACCTCGAGCTGTTCGACGGGTTCGCGGATTCCAACTACATCTGCTTCCCGTACGAGACCCGCCGTACCGGCGTCTACGCCGCCGGTTGCGTGCGCCAGCCCATGGGGCTGGGCCTCGCGGCCGAGGACGCGGCCGGTGCCGCCCTCAAGGCCATCCAGTGCATCGAGTCCGCCAACCGCGGCGTGTCCGTGCATCCCCGGTCCGGCGACCTGAGCTTCCCGGAGTTCAACTTCACCCGCTGCACCCAGTGCAAGCGCTGCACCGAGGAATGCCCGTTCGGCGCCCTGGACGACGACGAGAAGGGCACTCCGATGCCCAATCCGACCCGCTGCCGCCGCTGCGGTACCTGCATGGGCGCCTGCCCGGAGCGGGTCATCAGTTTCGCCAACTACGGCATCAGCCAGATCGGCCAGGCCATCAAGGAAGTGAAGGTTCCCGACACCCTGGACGAGGGCGGACCCCGCATCATCGTCCTGTGCTGCGAGAACGACGCCTACCCGGCCCTGGACATGGCCGCCATGCGCGGCAAGTCCTGGTCCCCGTATGTCCGCTTCCTGCCGGTGCGCTGCCTCGGTTCGGTCAACGCCATCTGGGTCGCCGACGCCATGAGCAAGGGCGTGGACGGCGTGATGATGCTCGGCTGCAAGTACGGCGACGACTACCAGTGCCACTTCGTCAAGGGTTCCGAACTGTGCAACCGCCGCAAGGAGAACATCGCAGAGTCCCTGGGACGCCTCGGTGTCGAGCCTGAACGCGTCGAGCAGTACGAGGTCTCCATCGACATGTACGACAAGGTACCTGGAATGATCGATGAGTTCGTCGAGAACATCACCACCAACTTCGGCCCCAACCCGTTCAAGGGTTACTAG
- a CDS encoding M48 family metallopeptidase, whose protein sequence is MLRTLPLIILVLILSFGCKTPELTNPKSWVGMDEPDTPFIDQFRNPAPEPCEADPETGPATVAAKAPDVEEGAPAPTIAIPEKALAGQRLTIGVARNEAIEAYLNSVLEKLQRAWPGEPVPSYVFLRPSPEFGSFAADHAVFVDYGLLRTLESEDEVAALLAHEYSHVLLGHQSLQSWSSLLGVAVDLYQTTASVKYRTSGDQDNLLKDAALSIAADKLGQNALIPVFSRDNEEDADSLGTDLLILSGYSPMGMVNLLQRVADWEDRQEQLKEEIRKAEEEARKAAKDGKDELSMDKLFADLGKATNKIGRKHYAAKDRESAVKQYVRTHYAGRPRNALLTEPYQAVFGSGKVAQYFNGLDDMDNAKLAAISGKPKDALALIRGKRCRTLIQDVPYVRYLDRDIAARNKKLKLKTLEADCQRDDTLLLEYRLLMIQYEAKAPKEALAVADTAYASLDKPELLLPDLIRLNKKLGNESQSLGYLVTCKGSGDSGLISSCQENLNTEKEQ, encoded by the coding sequence ATGCTGCGCACTCTACCGCTCATCATCCTCGTCCTGATCCTCTCCTTCGGCTGCAAGACGCCGGAACTCACCAACCCCAAGTCCTGGGTGGGCATGGACGAGCCCGACACCCCCTTCATCGACCAGTTCCGAAACCCCGCCCCCGAACCGTGTGAAGCCGACCCGGAAACCGGCCCGGCCACCGTGGCCGCCAAGGCTCCGGACGTGGAGGAGGGTGCTCCCGCGCCGACCATCGCCATTCCCGAAAAGGCCCTTGCGGGCCAGCGGCTGACCATCGGCGTGGCCCGCAACGAGGCTATCGAGGCCTATCTCAATTCCGTATTGGAGAAACTCCAGCGGGCCTGGCCCGGTGAACCGGTGCCGAGCTACGTCTTCCTCCGACCGAGTCCCGAGTTCGGCTCTTTTGCGGCGGACCACGCCGTCTTCGTGGATTACGGCCTGCTCCGCACCCTGGAGAGCGAAGACGAAGTGGCCGCCCTGCTGGCGCACGAATATTCCCACGTCCTGCTCGGGCACCAGTCTCTGCAAAGCTGGAGCTCCCTGCTCGGCGTCGCGGTGGACCTCTACCAGACCACGGCCTCGGTGAAATACCGGACCAGCGGGGACCAGGACAACCTTCTCAAGGACGCCGCCCTGAGCATCGCCGCGGACAAGTTGGGCCAAAACGCCCTCATCCCGGTCTTCAGCAGGGATAACGAGGAGGATGCCGATTCGCTGGGAACCGACCTTCTGATCCTGTCCGGGTACTCGCCCATGGGCATGGTCAACCTACTGCAACGGGTGGCCGACTGGGAGGACCGGCAGGAACAACTCAAGGAAGAAATCAGAAAGGCCGAGGAAGAAGCCCGAAAGGCGGCCAAGGACGGCAAGGACGAGCTCTCCATGGACAAGCTGTTCGCGGACCTGGGCAAGGCTACGAACAAGATAGGCAGGAAGCATTACGCCGCCAAGGACCGGGAATCGGCCGTCAAGCAGTACGTGCGCACCCACTACGCGGGCAGGCCGCGCAACGCGCTCCTGACGGAGCCGTACCAGGCGGTGTTCGGCTCCGGGAAAGTCGCCCAATACTTCAACGGACTGGACGACATGGACAACGCCAAGCTGGCAGCCATCTCGGGCAAGCCCAAGGACGCCCTGGCCCTCATACGGGGCAAGCGGTGCCGCACGCTGATCCAGGATGTCCCCTATGTTCGCTATCTCGATCGCGACATCGCGGCGCGGAACAAAAAACTCAAACTGAAGACCCTGGAGGCCGACTGCCAGCGCGACGATACGCTGCTCCTGGAATACCGGCTTCTGATGATCCAATATGAGGCGAAAGCGCCGAAAGAGGCCCTGGCCGTGGCCGACACGGCCTATGCAAGCCTGGACAAACCGGAATTGCTCCTGCCGGACCTCATCCGGCTGAACAAGAAACTCGGCAACGAATCCCAGTCGCTCGGCTACCTGGTGACCTGCAAGGGCTCGGGCGACTCGGGCCTGATCTCCAGCTGCCAGGAAAACCTGAACACCGAAAAGGAGCAATAG
- a CDS encoding CHASE2 domain-containing protein has protein sequence MARGLERRPRFNIALGTFALWIFTAIIWSYLDPLGLDAALMAYSQQIVDRVTAPFYDSPGQDRIAVVLIDDSTLEEWKVGWPPPYDRYTTLLYRVLRQKPKAVFMDIMLERLRPRDEDSFKRAHATLTRMKLDIPVILARSGPDAPNLFADVPGVDTAVVSWRTPEYPLWDARADAPTPAPQLYRHLCGDTRDRALGCYKGVDPARGQPMAVQWGCAVSATMRDQGLLPEGAFFVAPNWGERLLRACGLLWRSLLVGLDRDSMEKARERLPYAVTVRAQDLDKVRGLLTDRAVLIGTALTGSNDLVQTPVNGQLPGVYYHAMALDNLTNYGPRYFTNPPQNILLFLSITVLMSALSAAMYVHHGRLGLRYLCLSWVLILCLMIGSYGLFKLAPPNWLGYWLLATLAAKLQSPCLTASDIRKCIGDAHA, from the coding sequence ATGGCCCGCGGGCTTGAGCGCCGCCCCCGCTTCAACATAGCCCTCGGCACCTTTGCCCTGTGGATCTTCACCGCGATCATCTGGTCGTATCTCGATCCGCTCGGCTTGGACGCGGCCTTGATGGCCTATTCCCAACAGATCGTCGACCGGGTCACCGCGCCCTTTTACGATTCCCCGGGACAGGACCGCATCGCCGTGGTGCTCATCGACGACTCCACCCTGGAGGAGTGGAAAGTGGGCTGGCCCCCGCCCTACGACCGGTACACCACCCTGCTCTACCGGGTCCTGCGGCAAAAGCCCAAGGCCGTGTTCATGGATATCATGCTCGAACGGCTCCGGCCGCGCGACGAGGACTCCTTCAAGCGGGCCCACGCCACGCTGACGAGGATGAAGCTCGACATACCGGTCATCCTGGCCCGTTCCGGGCCGGACGCCCCGAACCTGTTCGCCGACGTCCCGGGCGTGGACACGGCGGTGGTGTCCTGGCGCACCCCCGAATACCCCCTGTGGGACGCGAGGGCGGACGCCCCCACCCCGGCTCCCCAGCTCTACCGCCATCTCTGCGGCGACACCCGGGACAGGGCCTTGGGCTGTTACAAGGGTGTAGACCCGGCCCGGGGGCAACCCATGGCCGTGCAATGGGGCTGCGCGGTCTCGGCGACCATGCGCGACCAGGGCCTTTTGCCCGAGGGCGCGTTTTTCGTGGCCCCGAACTGGGGGGAACGGCTCCTTCGGGCCTGCGGGCTGCTCTGGCGAAGCCTCCTGGTAGGGCTGGACCGGGATTCGATGGAAAAGGCGCGGGAGCGGCTTCCCTACGCTGTCACGGTCAGGGCCCAGGACCTGGACAAGGTCCGGGGCCTGCTCACGGACCGGGCGGTCCTCATCGGCACGGCCCTGACCGGCTCCAACGATCTGGTCCAGACCCCGGTCAACGGGCAGTTGCCCGGCGTCTATTACCATGCCATGGCCCTCGACAACCTGACCAACTATGGCCCGCGCTACTTCACCAACCCACCCCAGAACATCCTTCTGTTCCTATCCATTACCGTTCTCATGTCCGCCCTGTCCGCCGCCATGTATGTCCATCACGGTAGGTTGGGGCTCCGTTACCTCTGCCTGTCCTGGGTGCTCATTTTATGCTTGATGATCGGTTCCTACGGGCTATTCAAGCTGGCCCCGCCAAACTGGCTGGGCTATTGGCTACTCGCCACCCTTGCGGCAAAATTGCAATCGCCCTGCCTGACCGCTTCCGATATCAGAAAATGCATAGGGGACGCGCATGCCTAG